A single genomic interval of Mucilaginibacter robiniae harbors:
- a CDS encoding outer membrane beta-barrel protein: MKQLLLFITLVFITKLSFAQTTREVTGVVKDSTGITLPGSTVKLIAGHDSVTTVTNANGAFSFPTVKNNQFIIRVSSIGYIAYQKQFSFAADNKSVNTGTIILKTESTLLKSVTITDVNPIKLKEDTTDFNANAYKVREGAPVQDMLKKLPGVDVDKDGNVTAQGKSVTKVRVNGKDFFGGDLKTATQNLPADVVQNIQLIDDYGDQANLTGVKSGEPEKILNITIKQDKNYGYFGQATVGDGSDAQKAIAGKDEDNRYVASANVFSFKGDRQLALLGSFNNTNTNLFSFGSGGPRSGGPGGPPPGASSTSNTNGITTTRSLGFNYRDSWGKKITTYGSYSFSDNTTNTISSSIQKNNSLTSPTINNQSNNQTDEKINHRFNFNIEYKIDSVNYLKITPTVTYAGINTDLTQSSTLLRNSQTITDYTLASSLNSSAPNFGGNVLYNHRFNSHGRNFSINASAGSTKLTQTQNPVYNYLTGTANAPTNQLISTNVKLDSVSTNLSYLEPLSKRSFLELTYAYHYAYTTSDKETDTLTTANTRNRYDLLSNDYNYTFITNRFGLNYRFIEKKYNYTLGIAAQPAILNGHSVNTSTNTHVTTFNIAPTARFIYNVSRSQSFSLNYNGASNQPTYNELQPVIDFSNASYPVQGNSSLKPEFNNNLSIRYNQFNFQSGNVLFTNLSFTKTDNKIVANSITYPQVYTPNPKLAGTILTQYLNADGFYSASGFYMYAKPWEKRKYTLFVNGNVTYNNNISYISNVDSATYAMNTAKNIAKNLILTQGTRFRVDITDIIDAEANASYSITKTNNSLPQNNSNNNFRTINLGVSGKNYFWKNWVLSYDYTKTIYKGYQGATNPNILNAYVERRFLKQNVGTLRLSAYDLFNQNTGFTTTQTGSYVTQTQANRLGRYYLLSFTLRLQKFAGKRPGPGDGPGAGGPPPGGGMGGPPPGGE; encoded by the coding sequence TTGAAGCAGCTATTGTTATTTATTACTCTCGTTTTTATCACGAAACTTTCTTTTGCACAAACCACGCGCGAAGTAACAGGCGTAGTTAAAGATTCAACCGGCATTACCCTGCCAGGATCAACCGTTAAACTAATTGCCGGCCATGATAGTGTTACTACAGTTACCAATGCCAATGGGGCTTTCAGCTTTCCGACAGTTAAAAACAATCAATTCATAATCCGGGTATCTTCCATCGGTTATATTGCTTACCAAAAGCAGTTTTCATTTGCAGCCGATAACAAATCGGTAAATACAGGCACCATTATTTTAAAAACAGAATCTACCCTGCTTAAAAGTGTAACCATTACCGATGTTAACCCCATAAAGTTAAAAGAAGACACTACCGACTTTAATGCCAATGCTTATAAAGTAAGGGAAGGTGCACCTGTTCAGGATATGTTAAAAAAGCTGCCGGGTGTTGATGTAGATAAAGATGGCAATGTAACGGCACAGGGTAAAAGCGTAACCAAAGTTCGTGTAAACGGCAAGGATTTTTTTGGCGGCGACCTAAAAACTGCCACCCAAAACTTACCGGCCGATGTGGTACAAAATATACAGTTGATTGATGATTACGGCGACCAGGCTAACTTAACCGGCGTAAAAAGTGGAGAGCCCGAAAAAATATTGAACATCACCATTAAACAAGATAAAAATTACGGCTACTTTGGCCAGGCAACGGTGGGCGATGGTTCAGATGCCCAGAAAGCTATAGCCGGTAAAGATGAAGATAACCGCTACGTAGCATCAGCCAACGTATTCAGCTTTAAAGGCGACCGCCAGCTGGCATTATTAGGCAGCTTTAACAACACCAATACCAACCTGTTTAGCTTTGGTTCGGGTGGGCCTCGCAGCGGCGGCCCTGGCGGGCCTCCACCAGGTGCAAGTTCCACTTCAAACACCAACGGTATTACCACTACACGCTCATTAGGTTTTAACTACCGCGACTCTTGGGGTAAAAAAATTACAACTTACGGTAGCTACAGTTTTTCAGATAATACTACCAATACTATCAGTTCCAGTATCCAGAAAAATAATTCGCTTACCTCGCCTACTATCAATAACCAGAGTAATAATCAAACCGACGAAAAGATTAACCATCGCTTTAATTTCAACATAGAATACAAAATTGATTCGGTAAACTATTTGAAAATAACGCCAACCGTTACTTATGCGGGTATCAACACCGATTTAACCCAAAGCAGTACATTGCTTCGCAACAGCCAAACCATTACTGATTACACTTTGGCTTCCAGCTTAAATTCATCAGCGCCTAACTTTGGGGGTAATGTATTATACAATCATCGTTTTAACTCACACGGGCGTAATTTCAGCATTAATGCCAGTGCGGGTTCCACCAAGCTTACACAAACCCAAAATCCTGTTTACAATTACTTAACGGGTACAGCTAATGCACCTACCAATCAGCTCATCAGCACCAATGTAAAACTGGATAGTGTAAGTACCAACCTTTCTTACCTGGAACCACTCAGCAAACGATCATTCCTGGAACTTACGTATGCCTATCACTATGCTTATACTACTTCAGATAAAGAAACCGATACGCTTACCACTGCCAACACCCGTAACCGTTATGATTTGCTGAGCAACGATTACAATTATACCTTTATCACCAACCGCTTTGGCTTGAACTATCGGTTTATTGAGAAGAAATATAATTATACGTTAGGTATAGCTGCCCAACCGGCTATACTTAATGGACATTCGGTAAATACAAGTACAAATACGCACGTTACTACCTTTAACATAGCTCCTACAGCTCGCTTTATTTATAATGTATCGCGCAGCCAATCGTTCAGCTTAAACTACAATGGCGCCAGCAACCAGCCTACTTATAATGAATTGCAGCCTGTTATCGATTTTTCAAACGCTTCCTATCCGGTGCAGGGTAACAGCTCTTTAAAGCCAGAATTTAATAATAACTTATCTATTCGCTATAACCAGTTTAATTTCCAATCAGGCAATGTGTTGTTTACTAACTTATCATTCACCAAAACAGATAATAAGATTGTAGCTAACAGTATCACTTACCCGCAGGTGTACACACCTAACCCCAAACTGGCCGGAACTATACTTACTCAGTACTTAAATGCTGATGGCTTTTATTCAGCTTCTGGTTTTTACATGTATGCCAAGCCTTGGGAAAAACGTAAATACACGTTATTTGTTAATGGTAACGTTACTTACAACAATAACATTTCATACATTAGTAATGTAGATTCGGCTACGTATGCGATGAACACGGCAAAAAACATTGCCAAAAACCTGATCCTTACACAAGGCACACGCTTCCGGGTAGATATAACTGATATTATTGATGCCGAAGCTAATGCCAGTTACAGCATTACCAAAACGAACAATTCGCTACCGCAAAATAACAGCAACAACAACTTCAGAACTATCAACCTGGGAGTAAGTGGTAAAAACTACTTCTGGAAAAACTGGGTACTGAGCTATGACTATACCAAAACCATTTACAAAGGCTACCAGGGTGCTACCAACCCCAACATTCTGAATGCTTATGTAGAGCGTCGTTTTCTGAAACAAAATGTGGGTACCCTACGGCTATCTGCTTATGATTTGTTTAACCAGAATACCGGATTTACTACCACCCAAACCGGTAGCTATGTTACCCAAACACAAGCTAACCGCTTGGGCAGATATTATCTGCTATCGTTCACGCTAAGGTTGCAAAAGTTTGCCGGTAAACGCCCCGGCCCGGGTGATGGGCCAGGTGCAGGAGGTCCGCCGCCTGGAGGAGGCATGGGTGGCCCGCCGCCTGGTGGCGAATAA
- a CDS encoding MarR family winged helix-turn-helix transcriptional regulator, giving the protein MKIMQPKDVLVKLVYLLKRHTEEWANKRLCCGAQCFNNAHLPMFMSIGTEGVSNNELAGKLNVTKQAASKIMKALEADGLVRSEKSPNDARSVMLYMTPNGQKLYEYLHSQVFELEEQYKKQVGIKNYEIAVDVMQKLIKFHEQHNGGIENY; this is encoded by the coding sequence ATGAAAATCATGCAACCCAAAGATGTGCTTGTTAAACTGGTTTACTTATTAAAGCGCCACACCGAGGAGTGGGCTAATAAGCGATTGTGCTGTGGCGCCCAGTGTTTTAACAATGCACATTTGCCTATGTTTATGAGCATTGGTACAGAAGGTGTATCTAACAACGAATTAGCAGGCAAGCTGAATGTAACCAAACAGGCAGCCAGTAAAATAATGAAAGCACTGGAGGCCGATGGTTTGGTGAGAAGTGAAAAAAGCCCTAACGATGCGCGTAGCGTTATGCTGTACATGACGCCTAATGGGCAAAAATTATATGAATACCTGCATTCGCAGGTATTCGAGTTAGAAGAGCAATATAAAAAGCAGGTAGGTATTAAAAACTATGAAATTGCTGTTGATGTAATGCAGAAACTCATCAAGTTTCATGAACAGCATAATGGCGGTATTGAGAACTACTAA
- a CDS encoding TonB-dependent receptor domain-containing protein, whose amino-acid sequence MKKLFLPLLLILTILSVAAQAQQTKQILKKATVDHFFTGPLDQMMDTLSIQYRIPIVFERDSLHQMDIAEHFFNESLMSVLKHVCRANNLQYWIENDGTLYIMQRPDDLPRLRKMYSFRKSAFKIKPVALPAPKGPPTRFSFALTGKVTDQNTGESLPGASVKVRNIDLTTLTNANGNFTLLNVPSDTVAIEVSYVGYQPDVFRLSSDKLDGSLVLALYPTMNALNEVTVTGKKAGVLNTDSKKVSVLQLTPAALDKLPNIGERDVMRAFQLMPGVSATNESSSGAYVRGGTPDQNLVQFDGFTVYQVDHLYGFFSAFNSNAVRDLELYKGGFSAKYGGRLSSVTDIRGKDGNKNEANIGGDLSLLSTNIYAETPIGSKSSVLVAFRRSYQGPLYDKIFGQFNTSTTTNNAPGGGPGGRGGFANLFTPSSHFYDFNAKYTYAPSSRNTFSWTFYSGSDDLNNTRGLNFPNRSSSSNSITVNDYLKSGNIGSSLKWSTTAGRKLFGNTILSYSGFWSDRNRGMTGSVTDSGVTKSINNSMVETNRLHDVSLKSDWELQTGSKVKLLFGGYASYLNIKYLYTQNDTSKLIDQHNTGVITGGYGELEIDPNSKLHLQPGLRATYYTPTGKFYPEPRFSATYDLTSNWKLKAATGRYYQFTNRVTREDITGGDRYFWTLANNSSTPVGSANHFIGGFSYETNNWLFDVEGYYKKLDGLTEYSIRQQGGGGPFSAGSTQTITENYYTGSGYAKGVEFLVQKKVGLYTGWIGYTLAQARNKFPAYQDGYFASPQDIRHEFKSINMYHWQRWSFAAVFIFSTGHPYTAPLGSYTVTNIDGNKTTYLTISGKYGERLPDYHRLDLSATYDLLKIDGRKYGSIGISLFNVYNHVNTWYNEYYIQNNQVITSTIRYLGFTPNITLSLKIK is encoded by the coding sequence ATGAAGAAACTTTTCCTTCCACTGCTGTTAATTTTAACTATTTTATCTGTAGCTGCACAAGCGCAGCAGACCAAGCAAATATTGAAAAAAGCGACGGTTGACCATTTTTTTACTGGCCCTTTAGACCAGATGATGGACACCTTGTCGATACAATATCGGATACCCATTGTATTTGAGCGCGACTCGTTGCATCAAATGGATATTGCCGAACACTTTTTTAATGAATCGCTGATGTCGGTATTGAAGCATGTTTGCCGGGCTAATAATTTACAATACTGGATTGAAAATGATGGTACCCTATACATCATGCAACGCCCGGATGATTTGCCCAGGTTAAGAAAAATGTACTCGTTTAGAAAATCGGCATTTAAAATAAAACCAGTTGCCTTACCGGCTCCCAAAGGACCGCCTACTCGCTTTAGCTTTGCCTTAACCGGTAAAGTAACCGACCAGAATACCGGCGAATCATTACCCGGGGCCAGTGTTAAAGTCAGGAACATAGATTTAACTACCCTCACCAATGCTAATGGTAACTTTACCTTACTGAATGTACCGAGCGATACGGTAGCCATTGAAGTATCTTACGTAGGCTATCAGCCTGATGTATTTCGGTTAAGCAGCGATAAACTGGATGGCTCATTGGTGCTGGCTTTGTACCCGACCATGAATGCCCTGAATGAGGTAACCGTAACTGGCAAAAAAGCTGGCGTACTGAATACCGATAGTAAAAAAGTGAGTGTTTTACAGCTTACCCCGGCTGCACTTGATAAACTGCCCAACATTGGCGAACGCGACGTAATGCGGGCTTTTCAGTTGATGCCTGGCGTGAGTGCCACCAACGAGTCTTCATCTGGTGCGTACGTGCGTGGCGGAACACCCGATCAGAACCTGGTACAGTTTGATGGTTTTACGGTGTATCAGGTAGATCACTTGTATGGCTTCTTTAGCGCCTTTAATAGTAATGCTGTTCGGGATTTGGAACTTTATAAAGGTGGTTTTTCCGCTAAATACGGCGGGCGCCTATCCAGCGTTACTGATATTCGTGGTAAGGATGGGAATAAAAATGAAGCCAACATTGGTGGCGATTTAAGTTTGCTTAGTACCAACATTTACGCCGAAACTCCCATAGGGAGCAAATCATCGGTATTGGTAGCTTTTAGGCGATCGTATCAAGGGCCGCTGTACGATAAAATTTTTGGTCAGTTCAATACGTCAACCACTACTAACAATGCTCCGGGTGGCGGTCCCGGTGGACGTGGCGGTTTTGCCAACCTATTTACGCCATCTTCGCATTTTTATGACTTTAACGCCAAATACACTTACGCACCTTCATCAAGAAACACCTTTAGCTGGACGTTTTATAGTGGTTCGGATGATTTAAATAATACGCGTGGTTTAAACTTTCCTAACCGTTCATCAAGCAGTAACAGCATTACGGTGAATGATTATCTGAAATCAGGCAACATTGGTTCAAGTTTAAAATGGTCAACTACTGCCGGGCGTAAGCTGTTTGGTAATACCATACTGAGCTACTCCGGGTTCTGGAGTGATCGTAATCGGGGCATGACTGGCAGCGTTACCGATAGCGGCGTTACAAAATCGATAAATAACAGCATGGTGGAAACCAACCGCTTGCACGATGTAAGCTTGAAATCAGATTGGGAATTGCAAACTGGTTCTAAAGTGAAATTACTGTTTGGTGGTTATGCATCTTACCTGAACATTAAATATTTATACACGCAAAACGATACTTCTAAACTAATTGACCAGCATAATACCGGCGTAATAACCGGCGGTTACGGCGAACTGGAAATAGACCCGAATAGTAAACTCCATTTGCAACCAGGATTGCGCGCCACCTATTATACGCCTACAGGTAAATTTTATCCGGAGCCGCGCTTTTCGGCAACATATGATTTAACCAGTAATTGGAAACTGAAAGCAGCCACCGGCCGCTACTATCAATTTACCAATCGGGTAACACGGGAGGATATTACCGGCGGCGATCGTTATTTCTGGACGCTGGCTAATAACAGTAGCACCCCGGTAGGCTCAGCTAACCATTTTATTGGTGGTTTTAGTTATGAAACAAATAACTGGCTATTTGATGTAGAAGGCTATTACAAAAAGCTGGATGGTTTAACCGAATATTCCATCAGGCAGCAGGGTGGAGGCGGGCCGTTTAGCGCCGGCAGTACGCAAACTATTACTGAAAATTATTACACGGGTTCAGGCTATGCGAAAGGAGTTGAGTTTTTAGTGCAAAAGAAAGTTGGCCTGTACACCGGTTGGATTGGTTATACTTTGGCACAAGCCCGCAATAAGTTTCCGGCCTATCAGGATGGTTATTTTGCCTCACCGCAAGATATCAGGCACGAGTTTAAATCCATCAACATGTACCATTGGCAGCGATGGAGCTTTGCCGCCGTATTTATATTCAGTACCGGGCACCCTTACACGGCACCGCTGGGCAGCTATACCGTTACCAACATTGATGGTAATAAAACCACTTACTTAACCATTAGCGGTAAATATGGTGAACGCCTGCCTGATTACCACCGACTGGATTTATCGGCAACTTACGATTTGCTTAAAATTGATGGTCGCAAGTACGGCAGTATAGGTATATCCCTCTTCAATGTATACAACCACGTGAATACCTGGTACAATGAATATTATATTCAGAATAATCAGGTAATTACCTCAACTATCCGCTATCTGGGTTTTACGCCTAACATTACACTGAGCTTGAAAATAAAATAA
- a CDS encoding LytR/AlgR family response regulator transcription factor: protein MMRCLIIDDEPLALELLEDNISQVANLQLTGSCRNAAQAMQIMQQQPIDLIFCDIQMPGINGLQLVKSLTQKPLVIFVTAYQEFALDGFELDVVDYLLKPVAFERFLKACNKASNLFELNKKQADEPVVKNRNHLFVYADYNLIKISHADITHIEGLKDYVKLYLINQPKPILSRMTIKALEEQLPSEQFYRVHKSYIVNLEHVVSIRKGRIKIGNAEVPFSDNYKEAISRMTGKLH from the coding sequence ATGATGCGTTGCCTGATAATAGATGATGAGCCTTTGGCTTTAGAACTGCTGGAAGATAATATTAGCCAGGTAGCTAACCTGCAACTAACAGGTAGTTGCCGCAATGCCGCACAGGCTATGCAAATTATGCAGCAGCAACCCATTGATTTGATTTTTTGTGATATTCAGATGCCTGGTATTAATGGGTTGCAACTGGTAAAAAGCCTTACCCAAAAGCCGCTGGTTATTTTTGTAACGGCCTATCAGGAGTTTGCGCTGGATGGTTTTGAGTTGGATGTGGTGGACTACTTGTTGAAACCCGTAGCTTTTGAACGTTTTTTAAAAGCTTGTAATAAAGCATCAAACCTGTTCGAGCTAAACAAAAAACAAGCCGATGAGCCTGTGGTAAAAAACCGCAACCACCTTTTTGTGTATGCCGATTACAACCTCATTAAAATCAGCCATGCTGATATTACGCATATTGAAGGGTTGAAAGATTACGTAAAGCTGTATCTCATTAATCAGCCTAAACCTATTCTATCCCGAATGACCATTAAGGCCTTGGAAGAGCAGTTACCTTCCGAACAGTTTTACCGGGTGCATAAATCATACATTGTCAATCTGGAGCATGTGGTATCTATCCGTAAAGGACGAATTAAGATAGGTAATGCTGAAGTGCCATTCAGCGATAACTATAAGGAGGCTATCAGCCGCATGACGGGTAAGCTGCATTAA
- a CDS encoding sensor histidine kinase produces the protein MKKLIGKPWLYNTIPVVIWFLLLVLPFLSGPANIPAEAHRHFLITTVTSNFLLLCIFYVHTYFIYPLLSNKSTGWYIVSNLVIVALYLLYWKLLVAVPHQAYEFSHQADSSHMAHQQFGPPPGGPRYYMPILSVFIALLCSFCYRVILDDASRRQLLQERETVHLQTELNFLRSQISPHFMFNILNNLVALARKKSDELEPAIVNLSQLMRYMLYESDDNKVQLTKEIEYLKSYIKLQMLRFGNEVKVHLNVSGNPDLYTIEPMLLIPFVENAFKHGTGMIEQPLILISLNIQEDENRTLQFKVVNAISTLDVSKDKSSGIGLSNVQRRLAILYPGRHSLNISSQNNSFTTELTIHLGS, from the coding sequence ATGAAAAAACTTATTGGTAAACCTTGGCTTTACAACACGATTCCGGTAGTGATATGGTTTTTGCTGCTGGTACTGCCGTTTTTATCAGGGCCAGCCAACATACCAGCCGAAGCACACCGCCATTTTTTAATTACTACAGTTACCTCCAATTTTTTACTGTTGTGTATATTTTATGTTCATACCTATTTTATTTATCCGTTACTCAGTAACAAAAGCACAGGCTGGTATATTGTATCCAACCTGGTTATTGTAGCCTTATACTTATTGTATTGGAAATTGCTAGTAGCCGTACCGCATCAAGCTTATGAATTTTCGCACCAAGCCGATTCGAGCCACATGGCACACCAACAATTTGGCCCTCCTCCAGGCGGACCGCGCTACTACATGCCGATACTATCGGTATTTATTGCTTTACTATGCAGCTTCTGCTACCGTGTAATACTGGATGATGCCTCACGGCGCCAACTGTTGCAGGAACGCGAAACGGTGCATTTGCAAACCGAGCTAAACTTTTTGCGGTCGCAAATCAGTCCGCATTTTATGTTTAATATTTTAAACAACCTGGTGGCGCTTGCCCGCAAAAAATCTGATGAGCTGGAACCTGCCATTGTTAACCTATCGCAGCTTATGCGCTACATGCTTTATGAGAGCGACGATAACAAGGTGCAACTAACCAAAGAAATTGAATATTTGAAAAGCTACATCAAATTGCAAATGCTACGCTTTGGCAACGAGGTTAAAGTACACCTTAATGTATCAGGCAACCCCGACCTATACACCATTGAACCTATGCTGCTGATTCCGTTTGTGGAAAATGCTTTTAAACACGGCACCGGCATGATTGAGCAACCACTAATTCTGATTTCATTAAACATACAGGAAGATGAGAACCGAACGCTTCAGTTTAAGGTAGTTAATGCCATTAGTACGCTGGATGTATCAAAGGATAAAAGCTCGGGCATTGGTTTAAGCAATGTACAACGTCGATTAGCTATATTATACCCCGGCAGGCACAGCCTGAACATATCCAGCCAGAACAACTCTTTTACTACCGAACTTACCATTCACTTAGGCAGCTAA
- a CDS encoding M1 family metallopeptidase, producing the protein MKVKSLLLFLFLGAELGNAYAQHRERQTHTNDTITSNYQPQELFSPLFYQEKGNEFHSANGNPGPKYWQNRADYVLKAAIDTVSKTLTATENITYTNNSPDALGYLWLHLDQNTYKKDARSNFYTGTAATQHTTGYQLEEVQLIQNGKTYKADYIVTDTRMQIRLPQAVSAGGGKISIAIKYHYTIPGTFGNRTDYSYTKNGAIYEIAQWFPRMCVYDDTHGWDTLPFLGSGEFYLEYGDMDYSVTLPANMIVAGSGELVNPTEVLSPQQISRLNAARNSDKTIMIRTLAEVKEAVAHPQKKGNLTWHFKMLNTRDVAFGASKAYIWDAARINLPGGKKALSMSVYPEESAGNDAWGRSTEYLKGAVEHFSEKWFVYPYPVAINEAGTAGGMEYPGILFDGIGDKGKDLFSVTAHEIGHNWFPMIVGSDERRFAFMDEGFNTFVDIYANDVFNKGEYAPKRDGEYAPNGGNPADEIIPTITDPNAPIIMTAADAVSERYRHPIEYYKAAFGMVLLREQILGKDRFDYAFRNYIHQWAYKHPQPEDFFRSMESGGGEDLSWFWKSWFYNNWKLDMAIVDAHCVNNDLKEGLAVTIANKERMAMPFTVAVTLKDGTQQRMQFPVETWIQNKVVTFTIPVTQEVKTVQLDPDAALPDVNRANNSFMLK; encoded by the coding sequence ATGAAGGTTAAATCACTACTTTTATTTTTGTTTTTGGGTGCAGAATTGGGTAATGCGTATGCCCAGCACCGTGAGCGCCAAACCCATACCAACGATACTATAACTTCTAATTATCAGCCTCAAGAGCTGTTTTCGCCTTTGTTTTATCAGGAAAAAGGCAACGAGTTTCATTCAGCCAACGGTAACCCCGGGCCTAAGTACTGGCAAAACCGGGCCGACTATGTGCTGAAAGCTGCTATTGATACTGTGAGCAAAACGTTAACCGCTACCGAAAATATTACTTATACCAACAACAGCCCTGATGCTTTAGGTTATCTATGGTTGCATCTCGACCAGAACACGTATAAAAAAGATGCCCGTTCTAACTTTTACACAGGCACGGCAGCCACGCAACACACTACCGGCTACCAGTTAGAAGAGGTGCAACTTATACAAAACGGCAAAACTTATAAAGCCGATTACATAGTTACCGATACCCGCATGCAAATACGCCTGCCACAAGCGGTAAGTGCCGGTGGTGGTAAAATTAGTATTGCCATTAAGTACCATTACACTATACCAGGCACCTTTGGTAACCGTACCGATTATTCGTACACCAAAAATGGGGCGATATACGAAATAGCCCAATGGTTTCCGCGCATGTGCGTGTATGATGACACTCATGGCTGGGATACCTTGCCGTTTTTAGGTAGTGGTGAGTTTTACCTGGAGTACGGTGATATGGATTATTCGGTGACCCTGCCGGCTAACATGATTGTAGCTGGCAGCGGCGAGTTGGTAAACCCCACTGAAGTACTATCGCCTCAGCAAATCAGTCGCCTGAATGCAGCGCGTAATAGTGATAAAACCATCATGATTCGTACACTGGCCGAAGTAAAAGAAGCCGTTGCGCATCCGCAGAAGAAAGGTAACCTGACTTGGCATTTTAAAATGTTGAATACGCGCGATGTGGCATTTGGTGCTTCCAAAGCTTACATCTGGGATGCTGCCCGCATTAATTTGCCTGGTGGCAAAAAAGCTTTGTCCATGTCGGTTTACCCGGAAGAAAGTGCCGGTAATGACGCTTGGGGCCGTTCAACCGAATATTTGAAAGGTGCTGTAGAACATTTTTCTGAAAAATGGTTTGTGTACCCTTATCCGGTAGCCATTAACGAGGCCGGTACTGCAGGTGGTATGGAATACCCCGGTATTTTGTTTGATGGTATAGGCGATAAGGGTAAAGATTTGTTTTCGGTTACTGCGCATGAGATTGGGCACAACTGGTTCCCGATGATTGTAGGTTCTGATGAACGCCGCTTTGCTTTTATGGATGAAGGCTTTAATACCTTTGTGGATATTTATGCCAACGATGTTTTCAACAAAGGCGAATATGCCCCTAAGCGCGATGGCGAATACGCTCCCAACGGTGGCAACCCGGCCGATGAAATTATCCCAACGATTACCGATCCTAATGCACCCATCATCATGACAGCAGCTGATGCCGTGAGTGAGCGTTACCGGCACCCGATTGAATATTACAAAGCCGCGTTCGGTATGGTGTTGTTGCGCGAGCAGATATTGGGTAAAGATCGTTTTGATTATGCGTTCCGCAACTACATTCATCAATGGGCTTACAAGCATCCGCAACCTGAAGATTTTTTCAGAAGTATGGAAAGCGGTGGGGGCGAAGACCTTTCCTGGTTTTGGAAGAGCTGGTTTTACAACAACTGGAAGCTGGATATGGCTATAGTTGATGCCCACTGTGTAAACAACGATCTGAAAGAAGGCTTAGCCGTTACCATAGCTAATAAAGAGCGTATGGCTATGCCGTTTACCGTAGCCGTAACTTTAAAAGATGGAACGCAGCAGCGTATGCAGTTTCCGGTTGAAACATGGATACAAAATAAAGTAGTTACCTTTACTATACCCGTAACTCAAGAAGTGAAAACCGTGCAATTAGACCCAGATGCTGCTTTGCCAGATGTTAACCGGGCTAATAATAGTTTTATGCTGAAGTAA
- a CDS encoding DUF4249 family protein has translation MSKYIHFFIGLMALAVMASCKKESTSTVANEPVVVGYLLPGQPVSIKVYQQKGLTDTATFGALISGLKLTVSDGSKTVQLTETATGTYTYSDLSFLVAGKTYSLQFAYNGANVSASTLMPAKPTGYKASRTSANIPTTNSVSYNSDIAVTYTWNNPDSLYHVLVFKNDDPSPYNINLRANDLVNFTLNAERNASFNLYYRTLNYIGTYRVILYSVNKEYINALSSNANSSSQSLTNPPTNITNGFGIFTAMQSDTVALTLTQY, from the coding sequence ATGAGTAAATATATACATTTCTTTATTGGGCTGATGGCTTTGGCTGTAATGGCCTCTTGTAAAAAAGAGTCCACTTCAACCGTGGCTAATGAACCCGTTGTGGTTGGTTACTTATTGCCCGGTCAGCCGGTAAGCATTAAAGTTTATCAGCAAAAAGGCCTTACTGATACTGCTACCTTTGGTGCATTAATCAGCGGCTTAAAGCTTACTGTATCTGATGGTAGCAAAACCGTGCAGTTAACCGAGACAGCTACCGGTACTTATACCTACAGTGATCTTTCGTTCCTGGTTGCGGGTAAAACCTATTCGCTACAGTTTGCCTATAACGGAGCTAACGTATCAGCCAGTACACTAATGCCGGCTAAGCCTACGGGTTATAAAGCCAGTCGCACCAGTGCCAATATTCCAACCACGAACAGCGTATCATACAACAGTGATATAGCTGTAACATACACCTGGAACAACCCCGACTCGCTGTACCACGTGCTAGTTTTCAAAAACGATGATCCCAGTCCTTACAATATCAATTTGCGCGCTAACGATTTGGTGAATTTTACTTTGAATGCTGAACGAAATGCCTCTTTTAATCTTTATTACCGAACGTTGAACTATATTGGAACCTACCGGGTAATACTGTATAGCGTAAATAAAGAATACATTAATGCACTAAGCAGTAACGCCAATAGTTCATCGCAAAGCTTAACTAACCCGCCAACCAACATTACCAATGGCTTCGGTATTTTTACGGCCATGCAGTCTGATACGGTTGCGCTTACACTAACGCAATATTAA